The DNA segment tttgtatttagttgacttgggctcttcttgataaagagagcataagtctccgaaattggtccaacaaggaattggggcatactcaagagattgatagccccaattaaagggttaaacctcgagagagtaatacccgacttgaaccctagttgcttgtgcaaatttgcatacccaattggtcttgagaaagtcaattcgggcaaaatcactcgaaccaccgagaggtgtagagtgggtaatatcgtgcaacggttatatcatacttcCTGCAACAGTGCAGCAGACAatgcagcagtcacttcccattgagatTGTACATTACTAAGGATGTCTTGTGTAGTATAAACCTTATGCAAGGCACAAGTTTCAGGTCCTAACACTTGCAAACATAGAAAACAAAaattctctcaagtgctcaagaacctctctcaagaacaaagttgttgcaacctcaaggacctgtggcttgtggtggaaataccacaagttagtcaaattctttgtaactaggatagttataaaGTAGCTTGTGATGAGAGTATCataagttagttgaagtctttgcaatagggttattgtaaagtggcttgtaatagggagattgcaagttagtgaagttaaaagcctacaagtgtaggtcatggttttttgatcccttGTGTgggaattttccacgtaaaaatcctctgccttattTACATTTAGCTTTACTAGCATTCATAACAGAACCTCACAAAGGACCAGGTAttctactatttggtggactcacacagacttagcactgtaccaaactgatataggaccagatcccTATACATTTTGGTTCATCACTATTTTCAAAGGAAACACATAGAGAACCCATTTCTCTATACAGTTTGGTGGACGCATAATttctaacaagtggtatcagagcaggttctttctatcaggataacacctaggaaggatcctcatggctgctccaccaactctagaaaagagaaaaccaaagaaggaaaagtaTCGGGTACTCAAAGCTGATAACAATGATTCGAGTGAGGAAGATAGCAACATGGCTTATCTAACCAAAaggtttcagaagatggtcagaagaaatggagaagTGATGAAAAGGGACAACTCTAACAGATCAAAAAACAATGATCTTTGTTACAAGTGTGGAAAGGCTGGACACTTCATGAAAAATtgtcctctcttgaagcaagaattATCCAAGAACTTCAAGAGAAAAAGATCAGCTGACAATATGGTGAAACAGGCTTTTGTATTTGGTAAGTCTAAATATGAAACTGATGCTGGTGATAGCTCCATGATGGCAAGTGAAGGCGAGGAAAATGAATATGACTCAACCTTTGCGTTGATGGCACAaccagatgatgatgaagacgatgacaacaaATAAGTAAATtttagggatgttcagagaaatctgaaatcgtATTCTCCAAGAAAACTTATGTCTTTAACTAATGTATTAATCAATGCCTTTCATAGTTTTGTGGAGGATAGGGATTCTTTGACCTTAGAGTTAGCATaatctgaacaaactagagaCGACTTAGTGGCTGTAGTTAATGACCATAAGAAAATCATTGAAATTTTCAGAAAAGAAAAGATTGATCTTCTGGCAGAAATTACAGAACTAAGGGAAACAATAGTGAAACCTGAGATTAAGTCAAAACCTGAAAAATCTGGAAAGGGAAAGGAGAGAGCCAGagaggaacacattaggcttgaaaatgagttgaaaGCTGCTAGAAATAGGATATGTGGTGAACTCGAGAAAAATAGGCAGCTTCAAGCTGAATTGAAGAAAGTAAAAAgggatcttgagaaatctctcaagtggacctggtcctaaGATGTTGTCACTGCCATGTACTTCAATAATAGTGAAAACAGGTAGGGAATCAGGTTCCAAAAGGAGAAAAATCCTTACAACAATTACAGCAAGTACGTCACAGTCCATGATAACTAGttgtgtacccactgtgggaaaaATGGGGACTTCAAAGAAAATTGACAGGGCAGGGCTCAATCTGtttagaaaaacaaagtgtttgctgaCAAAGTGACTACTAACAGGGGACCAAGTACTTCTTGCAAGAAATCAAtgttgcctgcatggactagaaaagcccTTATCTATCCCTTctatcataacaagggacccaaactagtttgggttcctaaatctaacccataatttaGATGTGCAGGGAATAGTGGGAGGAAACGGACTGCAATGGATCATGGACAGTAGATGCTCAAAGCACATAACTGGAAATACCATGGATTTTCTCTCACTGAAAGCCCTACAAGTAAGGGATGTACCCTTTGGAAAATGGAAAGAAGGGGTACATTCTAGGTATGGGGAAGAAAACAAGGTAGAAGTTCGTGTCTAAGCTAGAGATATAAGCTCCTTGAATGCAGTTGATAATGATTCGAAGAAATGGCATAAAGGATTGGGGGGTACAAGTTTCTCACTTCTAGATATATTTATAAAGAAGGACCCAGTCCATGGTCTATCAAATTCAAAGTTCAAAGAACACGGAGCATGCAATTCCTATAGGAATACTAAGTAGGAGTGAAACAAAACCCCCTATGAGTTGCTCAATGGAAGAAAACCAAAGATAACTCATCTGAGAACCTAGATGAAAATGCTATGTTCTTAACAACGGGAAGGACCAGCTTGGGAAGTTTGATGCAAAAAGCGatgaaggaatccttctgggaTACTCCACTCAAAGCAAAGCccacaaagtctacaacaaaatGGCACATTGTGTGTAAGGAAATGTTCATGTTCTATTCAACGAGACATCCTCCTCTAAAAAGGAGGAAATAGTGATGATTAAGATAATGAACCACTTTTGGTCCCTAGGAAATATCTGGAGTTTCAAATGGGAAGGTTGATTTGATGATTAAGATGAAAGAGACAGGTGAGAGATAATGCAACATCCTCTTCTACTTCTCAAGAGGAACCTGGTACTTCCATAATTACCCCGAAAGCAGAAGAAAGAGTTGGAGATGCAGTGCAAGGCACTCTCCAAGTAACAAAACAAGGGTGCAGGGAAATCCATTTAACTTACCCAGTTTCTCTACAAATCAAACATCAGTCCCAAattggaaacacaaaagctctcATTCACTTGATAATATAATCACCCCTTGATTCTGGAGTTCAGACAAGATCAAAAACAAGAAATTCCCTAGCCTTCTCAGCATTTCTATCCCAAATAGaatccaaaaatatcaaggaagccttgtAGGATGCAGACTGGATTTTTGAAATGCAAGAGGAACGACATCAACTTGAAAAAAACAAGGtatggcacctggtacctagaccctcagaCAGAACCATATAGGGACCATGTGGGTATTCAAGAATGAGCTGGATGAACATGAAAATGCTACAAGGAACAAAGCAAGGCTTGTTGTCCAAGGAttcaatcaggaggaagggatcgattatgatgagacttttggcCTAGTAGCTCGTGTAGAAGCTATTAGGATCCACATTGCCTTTGCTTgacatatggaattcaccttattccaaatggatgtgaagagtgccttcctgaatggttttctcaaggaagaagtctatatTAAGCTACCTCCAGGTTTTTGAATATCATGTACATCCTAAACATGTATTCAAATTGGATAAGGCACTGTACGTATTGAAGCAGGCCTCTAGAACCTGGGAAGGAACCTACTCATTGATTAGTTTTATATGGATGACATCATATTTGGAGCTACAGCTAActcattatgtgaaaaatttgctaaactcatgggaagtgagtttgaaatgagtacgATGGGGGAACTGAATGTCTTCCTGGGTCTTCAAGAGAAGCAGTCCATAAAGGGAACGTGTATCAGTCAGAAATGCATCAAAGAACTCTTGaaaaggtttgacatggaagcatgaGAATCATTGGATCTCTAC comes from the Nicotiana sylvestris chromosome 4, ASM39365v2, whole genome shotgun sequence genome and includes:
- the LOC138889762 gene encoding uncharacterized protein — encoded protein: MAAPPTLEKRKPKKEKYRVLKADNNDSSEEDSNMAYLTKRFQKMVRRNGEVMKRDNSNRSKNNDLCYKCGKAGHFMKNCPLLKQELSKNFKRKRSADNMVKQAFVFGKSKYETDAGDSSMMASEGEENEYDSTFALMAQPDDDEDDDNK